In Molothrus ater isolate BHLD 08-10-18 breed brown headed cowbird chromosome 11, BPBGC_Mater_1.1, whole genome shotgun sequence, a genomic segment contains:
- the LOC118691784 gene encoding transmembrane reductase CYB561D2, with the protein MALTAETESRLYRSLRVASGAAAHLVALGFPAAVAVLARPGSSLFSWHPLLMALAFSFLMTEALLIFSPETSLLRSFSRKVRVRVHWALQLLALLCALLGLAIITYNKHLNGKGHFVTWHGLTGLLAVLYAGGQCAGGVLLLYPKLMKNWTLAKLKLYHATSGLVGYLLGCASLMLGMCSLWFTTTVTGALWYLAMLCPLVTSLVIMNQVSNAYLYRKRSQH; encoded by the exons ATGGCCCTGACGGCCGAGACCGAGTCCCGTCTGTACCGCTCGCTGCGCGTGGCCTCCGGCGCCGCCGCGCACCTCGTGGCACTGGGATTCCCCGCCGCCGTGGCCGTGCTGGCGCGGCCCGGATCCA GTCTCTTCTCCTGGCACCCGCTGCTCATGGCCCTCGCG TTCTCGTTCCTGATGACGGAAGCGCTGCTGATCTTCTCCCCGGAGACCTCGCTGCTGCGCTCCTTCTCCCGCAAGGTGCGAGTGCGGGTGCActgggccctgcagctgctcgCCCTGCTCTGCGcgctcctggggctggcaatCATTACCTACAACAAGCACCTGAACGGCAAGGGCCACTTTGTGACCTGGCACGGGCTGACGGGGCTGCTGGCCGTGCTGTACGCCGGCGGGCAGTGCGCCGGGGGCGTGCTCCTGCTCTACCCCAAGCTGATGAAGAACTGGACTCTGGCCAAGCTGAAGCTGTACCACGCAACCTCAGGGCTGGTGGGCTACCttctgggctgtgccagcctgatGCTGGGCATGTGCTCCCTCTGGTTCACCACCACGGTGACCGGTGCCTTGTGGTACCTCGCCATGCTGTGTCCCCTTGTCACCAGCCTGGTTATCATGAACCAGGTGAGCAATGCGTACCTGTACCGCAAGCGCAGCCAGCACTGA
- the TMEM115 gene encoding transmembrane protein 115, with protein sequence MRRYLPVARQHFLAALAGTSVVVKSLSAAAVLLYLLSFGLDTAYGLGVTPGYLLPPNFWVWTLLTHGLVEERAWGLAASLATLGTAGRLLEPLWGALELLVFFAVVNISVGLLAALAYFLTYVASFRLHYLFAVRIHGGLGFLGGVLVALKQTMGDSTVLKVPQVRMKAVPMLLLLLLALLRLAALVESNVLASYGFGLLSSWVYLRFYQRHSRGRGDMSDHFAFATFFPEILQPVVGLVANLVHSVLVKVRVCRKTVKRYDVGAPSSITISLPGTDPQDAERRRQLALKALNERLKRVEDQSAWPSMEDDEEEAAAAAKANSPLLPEPGTAGKSPGQESNLISFQDAPAQL encoded by the exons ATGCGGCGGTACCTGCCGGTGGCCCGGCAGCACTTCCTGGCGGCGCTGGCCGGCACCAGCGTGGTGGTGAAGTCGCTGAGCGCCGCCGCGGTGCTGCTGTACCTGCTCTCCTTCGGGCTGGACACGGCCTACGGGCTGGGGGTGACGCCCGGCTACCTCCTGCCCCCCAACTTCTGGGTGTGGACGCTGCTGACGCACGGGCTGGTGGAGGAGCGCGCCTGGGGGCTGGCGGCCAGCCTGGCCAcgctgggcacggccgggcggctgctggagcccctctggggCGCGCTGGAGCTGCTCGTCTTCTTCGCCGTGGTGAACATCTCCGTGGGGCTCCTGGCCGCCCTCGCCTACTTCCTCACCTATGTGGCCTCCTTCCGCCTCCACTATCTGTTCGCCGTCCGCATCCACGGCGGTCTGGGCTTCCTCGGGGGGGTCTTGGTGGCCCTCAAGCAGACGATGGGGGACAGCACCGTACTGAAGGTGCCTCAGGTCAGAATGAAGGCTGTCCccatgctcctgctccttctcctggctctgctgcgGCTCGCTGCCCTCGTCGAGAGCAATGTACTGGCCTCGTACGGCTTcgggctcctctccagctgggtCTATCTCCGCTTCTACCAGCGGCACAGTAGAGGCCGCGGAGACATGAGCGACCACTTCGCCTTCGCCACTTTCTTCCCCGAGATCCTGCAGCCCGTGGTGGGTCTGGTGGCCAACCTGGTGCACAGCGTGCTGGTGAAGGTGCGGGTGTGCCGCAAGACCGTCAAGCGCTACGACGTGGGTGCCCCGTCCTCCATCACCATCAGCCTGCCGGGGACAGACCCCCAGGACGCCGAGAGGAGAAG gcagctggccCTGAAGGCTTTGAACGAGCGGCTGAAGCGCGTGGAGGACCAATCAGCCTGGCCCAGCATggaggatgatgaggaggaggcggcagcagcagcgaaGGCCAACAGCCCACTGCTGCCCGAGCCCGGCACGGCCGGGAAGAGCCCTGGCCAGGAGTCCAACCTCATCAGCTTCCAGGACGCCCCGGCCCAGCTGTGA